One region of Jonesiaceae bacterium BS-20 genomic DNA includes:
- a CDS encoding LacI family DNA-binding transcriptional regulator, whose protein sequence is MSRAEVVANRGASMADVARLAGVSSQTVSRVSNRQSNVTEATRQRVLQAMKTLDYRPNSAARALKYGRFRSIGVIMFNLSTYGNTRTLDAIAIAAAEAGYSLTLFPVSEPTSQGLASAFEQLNESVVDGIVLVAEAKLFDRTELDLPARVPVVLADSTAGDKYAVVDSDQRLGAVQATQHLLDLGHETVHLISGPKTSYSAMNREQAWRETLTKAGVVVPEPCLGDWSTHSGYLCGQALAARDDVTAIFAVNDQMALGAMRAFHERGIDIPNDVSIVGFDDIDEAESFWPPLTTVRQDFTGIGSTCIAILIAEIEAQSNSQGTTLITTELIVRGSTGPVRALA, encoded by the coding sequence GTGTCTAGGGCAGAAGTTGTTGCAAATCGCGGTGCGTCGATGGCGGACGTCGCTAGGTTGGCGGGAGTTTCTTCGCAGACGGTTTCGCGAGTGAGTAACCGTCAATCGAACGTCACCGAAGCCACCAGGCAGCGCGTGCTGCAGGCAATGAAGACCTTGGACTACCGTCCCAATAGTGCGGCCCGCGCGCTGAAGTATGGACGGTTTCGGTCCATTGGCGTGATCATGTTCAACCTGTCCACCTACGGCAACACCCGCACACTCGATGCCATCGCTATAGCGGCCGCGGAGGCGGGTTATTCCCTCACCTTGTTCCCGGTAAGTGAGCCCACCTCGCAGGGGCTCGCAAGCGCCTTTGAACAACTGAATGAATCCGTCGTTGACGGCATCGTGTTGGTCGCCGAGGCTAAGCTATTTGACCGCACTGAGTTAGACCTGCCGGCGAGAGTACCCGTTGTTCTAGCTGACTCGACGGCGGGGGATAAGTACGCGGTAGTCGATAGTGATCAACGACTGGGCGCGGTTCAAGCAACGCAGCACCTACTGGACTTGGGTCATGAGACAGTCCACCTCATCTCGGGGCCCAAGACCTCGTATTCCGCAATGAACCGTGAACAAGCCTGGCGGGAAACGCTGACAAAGGCCGGCGTTGTTGTTCCAGAACCATGCCTTGGCGACTGGTCTACCCACAGCGGATACCTATGTGGCCAAGCATTAGCGGCGCGGGACGATGTCACCGCCATCTTTGCGGTGAATGACCAGATGGCGCTAGGGGCAATGCGGGCCTTCCATGAGCGCGGCATAGATATTCCTAACGATGTCAGCATCGTTGGATTTGATGATATCGATGAGGCAGAGTCATTTTGGCCTCCGCTGACCACCGTTCGCCAAGACTTTACCGGCATTGGTAGTACCTGTATTGCCATATTGATTGCGGAGATCGAAGCACAAAGCAACAGCCAGGGAACCACACTGATCACAACGGAACTAATTGTTCGCGGGAGCACCGGCCCCGTCCGCGCGCTCGCCTAG
- a CDS encoding sugar ABC transporter permease, with product MSLTKDTETVVGAGFRKSKKSWSGWMFMAPFIVVFALVLLAPILYAVYLSLFETRMIGGSQFVGFDNFLRAFKDAQFWDGVLRILKFFAMQVPIMLGLALAAALAIDSSRLKGKNFFRIGIFVPYAVPAVVATLMWGFMFGDRFGLIGNLNEFFNINIPSLLSANLILLAIANIQIWTFTGYNMLIFYSSLRTIPEELYEAAELDGANQWWIIRSIKLPALRGAMVITTVFSIIGSFQLFNEPNVLKGIVPNSITSYFTPNMYAYNLAFSGQQHNYSATIALIMGVLTMVIAYSVQHFGTRKDER from the coding sequence ATGTCCTTAACCAAGGATACCGAAACAGTTGTGGGAGCCGGGTTCCGCAAGTCCAAGAAATCTTGGTCTGGTTGGATGTTCATGGCTCCCTTCATAGTCGTGTTTGCGCTCGTTCTGTTGGCGCCAATTCTGTATGCCGTCTACCTCAGCCTGTTCGAAACCAGGATGATAGGCGGCTCCCAGTTCGTTGGCTTTGACAACTTTTTGCGCGCATTCAAAGACGCCCAGTTCTGGGATGGAGTCCTGCGAATCCTCAAGTTCTTCGCAATGCAGGTCCCCATCATGCTCGGTCTGGCTCTCGCAGCTGCCCTTGCAATTGACTCCAGCCGGCTGAAGGGAAAAAACTTCTTCCGGATCGGCATCTTTGTGCCTTACGCAGTCCCTGCCGTTGTTGCCACATTGATGTGGGGCTTCATGTTCGGTGATCGTTTTGGGCTCATAGGAAACCTCAACGAATTCTTCAACATCAACATCCCTTCACTGCTCTCTGCCAATCTGATCTTGCTGGCAATCGCTAACATTCAAATCTGGACCTTCACCGGATACAACATGTTGATCTTCTACTCTTCTCTGCGCACCATTCCAGAGGAATTGTATGAAGCAGCCGAGCTCGATGGAGCTAACCAATGGTGGATCATTCGTTCCATCAAGCTCCCGGCGTTGCGCGGCGCCATGGTCATCACGACGGTGTTCTCCATCATTGGTAGCTTCCAACTGTTCAATGAGCCCAACGTATTAAAGGGCATTGTGCCAAACAGCATCACGTCCTACTTCACGCCAAACATGTACGCATACAACCTGGCGTTTAGCGGGCAGCAGCACAACTACTCAGCAACAATCGCCCTCATTATGGGTGTGCTGACCATGGTCATTGCATACTCCGTTCAGCACTTTGGCACCCGGAAGGATGAGCGCTGA